From the Acidovorax carolinensis genome, one window contains:
- a CDS encoding ATP-binding cassette domain-containing protein yields MTDLFAASQLSKRYGDTPVVNEVSFTIAPGECLGVIGPNGAGKTTTIRMCLGHTAPDSGSVQFFPGDGAAPLHMPRDALAIKAQLGVVTQFDTLDPDFTCAENLRVFGRYFGLKGAVMDERVPRLLEFAALTHKANAKPGELSGGMKRRLSLARALVNDPRLLLLDEPTTGLDPQARHLMWERLQRLLQQGKSILLTTHFMDEAERLCSRLLVLDHGRKITEGRPRELIARHLEPDVVEVYGVGAIALAQDEALRALAARVEVSGETVFFYTQNTQPLLQALGRHGHLRTLHRPANLEDLFLKLTGRQIREDG; encoded by the coding sequence ATGACGGACCTCTTCGCAGCCTCGCAGCTGAGCAAACGCTACGGCGACACCCCGGTGGTCAACGAGGTGTCGTTCACCATTGCCCCGGGCGAATGCCTGGGCGTGATCGGCCCCAATGGTGCCGGCAAGACCACCACGATCCGCATGTGCCTGGGGCACACCGCGCCCGACAGCGGCAGCGTGCAATTCTTCCCCGGGGACGGCGCGGCCCCGCTGCACATGCCCCGCGATGCCCTGGCCATCAAGGCGCAGCTGGGCGTGGTCACACAGTTCGATACGCTGGACCCCGACTTCACCTGCGCGGAAAACCTGCGCGTGTTCGGCCGCTACTTTGGCCTGAAGGGTGCGGTGATGGACGAGCGCGTGCCCCGCCTGCTCGAATTTGCGGCCCTTACCCACAAGGCCAACGCCAAGCCCGGTGAGCTGTCGGGCGGCATGAAACGGCGCCTGTCGCTGGCCCGCGCGCTGGTCAACGACCCGCGCCTGCTGCTGCTCGACGAGCCCACCACGGGCCTGGACCCGCAGGCCCGCCACCTGATGTGGGAGCGCCTGCAACGATTGCTGCAGCAGGGCAAATCCATCTTGCTCACCACCCATTTCATGGACGAGGCCGAGCGCCTGTGCTCGCGCCTGCTGGTGCTGGACCATGGCAGGAAGATCACCGAAGGCCGCCCGCGCGAGCTGATTGCCCGGCACCTGGAGCCCGACGTGGTCGAGGTGTATGGCGTGGGCGCCATCGCCCTGGCCCAGGACGAAGCCCTGCGCGCGCTGGCCGCCCGCGTGGAGGTCAGCGGCGAGACCGTTTTTTTCTACACCCAGAACACCCAGCCCCTGCTGCAGGCGCTGGGGCGCCATGGCCATCTGCGCACGCTGCACCGGCCGGCCAACCTGGAAGATTTATTCCTCAAGCTCACCGGGCGGCAGATCCGCGAAGACGGTTGA
- a CDS encoding MgtC/SapB family protein, whose translation MSPMQDFADFSTALAVLASAAGCGLLMGIERERRKGAGPDRALAGVRSFTLAAIGGATAALTGIPALMAVGAALVAALTVVAYARDRSGDPGVTTEIALLLAYLIGVTCARDQLLAAALAVVVTGLLALRDTLHQFANQWLQPGEVRSGLILAALALLVYPLAPDTPLWQGVLNPQVMVRLVIVLLVIQSLAHVAKRLMQARHALALSALASGFVSSTATIASLGMEVRAGRGAPRAHAGAAVLSCVATMVQIAVVATTVQPQWLARLWLPALAGGVWRPLWDGGAGGARRTGWRLHLMPRRCPACCPMPPCSSCAMPCSLRPCSRVFRWGCIC comes from the coding sequence ATGAGCCCCATGCAGGATTTTGCAGATTTTTCTACGGCGCTGGCCGTGCTGGCGAGCGCGGCCGGATGCGGCTTGCTGATGGGCATCGAGCGGGAGCGTCGCAAGGGGGCAGGGCCTGACCGGGCGCTGGCCGGGGTCCGGTCGTTCACCCTGGCAGCCATCGGCGGTGCCACCGCCGCGCTGACTGGAATTCCTGCACTGATGGCGGTTGGGGCGGCATTGGTGGCGGCCCTGACGGTGGTTGCCTATGCCCGGGACCGCTCTGGCGACCCGGGCGTGACCACCGAGATCGCCCTGCTGCTGGCCTACCTGATCGGAGTGACCTGCGCGCGCGATCAGTTGCTGGCCGCAGCCCTGGCGGTGGTGGTGACCGGGCTGCTGGCGCTGCGGGACACGCTGCACCAGTTTGCCAACCAGTGGCTGCAGCCCGGCGAGGTGCGCAGCGGGCTCATCTTGGCCGCGCTGGCCTTGCTGGTGTATCCATTGGCGCCGGACACACCCCTGTGGCAGGGGGTGCTGAACCCCCAGGTGATGGTGCGTCTGGTGATTGTGCTGCTGGTGATCCAGTCGCTGGCGCATGTGGCCAAGCGCCTGATGCAGGCACGCCATGCGCTGGCGCTGTCGGCGCTGGCGTCTGGGTTTGTGTCGAGCACGGCCACCATTGCCAGTCTGGGCATGGAGGTGCGCGCCGGGCGGGGCGCGCCGCGTGCCCATGCGGGGGCTGCCGTGCTTTCGTGCGTGGCCACCATGGTCCAGATCGCCGTGGTGGCCACCACCGTACAGCCGCAGTGGCTGGCGCGGCTGTGGTTGCCCGCACTGGCGGGGGGTGTGTGGCGGCCGCTTTGGGATGGTGGAGCGGGCGGGGCACGGCGCACCGGCTGGCGTCTGCACCTGATGCCGAGGCGGTGCCCGGCGTGTTGCCCGATGCCCCCATGTTCAAGTTGCGCGATGCCTTGCTCATTGCGGCCTTGCTCACGGGTATTCAGGTGGGGGTGCATCTGTTGA
- a CDS encoding universal stress protein — MYEKILVPVDGSATSLTGLQEAIALARVMGSTIRLLHVVDEISFMTSFESSMALTAEVFDTLKKTGQDVLQDAQNRVRAAGVPVEAELYESYAGRVSDLVIAKAKEWGAQLIVLGTHGRRGVGRMLLGSDAEQVLRQSPVPVLLVRGA; from the coding sequence ATGTACGAAAAGATTCTGGTTCCTGTGGATGGCAGCGCCACCTCGCTCACAGGGTTGCAAGAAGCCATTGCGCTGGCGCGGGTGATGGGCTCGACGATCCGGTTGCTGCATGTGGTGGATGAAATCTCGTTCATGACGAGCTTCGAGTCCAGCATGGCACTGACCGCGGAAGTGTTTGACACGCTCAAGAAGACGGGCCAGGACGTGCTGCAGGACGCCCAGAACCGGGTGCGTGCGGCCGGCGTTCCGGTGGAGGCCGAGCTGTACGAAAGCTACGCCGGGCGTGTGAGCGATCTGGTCATCGCGAAAGCCAAGGAATGGGGCGCGCAGCTCATCGTGCTGGGCACCCATGGCCGGCGCGGCGTGGGCCGGATGCTGCTGGGCAGCGATGCCGAGCAGGTGCTGCGCCAGTCGCCGGTGCCGGTGCTGCTGGTGCGCGGCGCCTGA
- the dtd gene encoding D-aminoacyl-tRNA deacylase — protein sequence MISLLQRVRQARVEVDGQVVGAIGAGLLVLVCAERGDTEAEADKLLAKMLKLRIFSDDAGKMNKSVQDLDGQGGAGGLLLVSQFTLAADTTGGNRPSFTQSAAPDEGRRLYDYLVAQARAAHPEVATGRFAADMQVHLVNDGPVTIPLRVAPAAG from the coding sequence ATGATCAGCCTGTTGCAGCGCGTGCGGCAGGCGCGCGTGGAGGTGGACGGGCAGGTCGTAGGCGCTATTGGCGCGGGCCTGCTGGTACTGGTGTGCGCCGAGCGGGGCGACACCGAGGCCGAGGCCGACAAGTTGCTGGCCAAGATGCTCAAGCTGCGCATCTTCAGCGACGACGCGGGCAAGATGAACAAGAGCGTGCAGGACCTGGACGGCCAGGGCGGGGCCGGCGGCCTGCTGCTGGTCAGCCAGTTCACGTTGGCGGCCGACACCACGGGCGGCAACCGCCCCAGTTTCACGCAGTCGGCGGCCCCCGATGAGGGACGCAGGCTTTATGACTACTTGGTGGCACAGGCCCGCGCTGCCCATCCCGAGGTGGCCACGGGCCGGTTTGCGGCCGACATGCAGGTGCACCTGGTGAACGACGGACCGGTGACGATTCCACTGCGCGTGGCGCCTGCTGCCGGGTAG
- the purT gene encoding formate-dependent phosphoribosylglycinamide formyltransferase produces MTTLGTPLSPHATKVMLLGSGELGKEVLIALQRLGVETIAVDRYDNAPGQQVSHHSHTITMSDPAQLKALIEAERPHLVVPEIEAIATPMLEELEAAGAVRVIPTARAARLTMDREGIRVLAAETLGLPTSPYKFCNSLDELQTAIDAGIGYPCIVKPVMSSSGKGQSKIDGPADVQKAWDTAMAGGRVSHGRVIVEGFIDFDYEITQLTVRALGAEGQIETHFCDPIGHVQVSGDYVESWQPHPMHPAALEKSRQIAKAVTDNLGGQGLFGVELFVKGEQVWFSEVSPRPHDTGLVTLCTQHQSEFELHARAILGLPVDTSLRNPGASAVIYGGVDAVGIVFDGVEEALRVPGTDLRLFGKPESFAKRRMGVALARAGDVDTARANAKLAASKVRPRQV; encoded by the coding sequence ATGACTACCCTTGGAACCCCCCTGTCGCCCCATGCCACCAAAGTCATGCTGCTGGGCTCGGGCGAGCTGGGAAAGGAGGTGCTGATTGCGCTGCAGCGCCTGGGCGTGGAAACGATTGCGGTGGACCGCTACGACAACGCCCCCGGCCAGCAGGTGTCCCACCACAGCCACACCATCACCATGAGCGACCCGGCGCAGCTCAAGGCCCTGATCGAGGCCGAGCGTCCCCACCTGGTGGTGCCCGAGATCGAGGCCATCGCCACCCCCATGCTCGAAGAGCTGGAAGCCGCCGGCGCCGTGCGCGTGATCCCTACGGCCCGCGCTGCACGTCTGACCATGGACCGCGAAGGCATTCGCGTGCTGGCCGCCGAAACGCTGGGCCTGCCCACCAGCCCTTACAAGTTCTGCAATTCACTCGATGAACTGCAGACCGCCATTGACGCAGGGATTGGCTACCCCTGCATCGTCAAACCGGTGATGAGCAGCTCGGGCAAAGGCCAGAGCAAGATCGACGGTCCGGCCGATGTGCAAAAAGCCTGGGACACTGCCATGGCCGGTGGCCGCGTGAGCCACGGCCGCGTGATCGTCGAAGGCTTCATCGACTTCGACTACGAAATCACCCAGCTCACCGTGCGGGCCTTGGGCGCCGAGGGCCAGATCGAGACCCATTTCTGCGACCCCATCGGCCATGTGCAGGTGAGCGGCGACTATGTGGAAAGCTGGCAGCCGCACCCCATGCACCCCGCCGCGCTCGAAAAATCACGTCAGATCGCAAAGGCCGTGACGGACAACCTCGGTGGCCAGGGCTTGTTTGGCGTGGAACTGTTCGTCAAGGGCGAGCAGGTCTGGTTCAGCGAAGTGAGCCCGCGCCCGCACGACACGGGCCTGGTCACGCTGTGCACCCAGCACCAGAGCGAGTTCGAGCTGCACGCCCGGGCCATCCTGGGCCTGCCGGTGGACACCAGCCTGCGCAACCCCGGCGCCAGCGCGGTCATCTACGGCGGCGTGGACGCCGTGGGCATCGTGTTTGATGGTGTGGAAGAGGCGCTGCGCGTGCCCGGCACCGATCTGCGCCTGTTCGGCAAGCCCGAGAGCTTTGCCAAGCGCCGCATGGGCGTGGCGCTGGCGCGCGCGGGCGATGTGGATACGGCGCGCGCCAATGCCAAGCTGGCGGCCAGCAAGGTGCGGCCACGCCAGGTTTGA
- the dbpA gene encoding ATP-dependent RNA helicase DbpA encodes MTSKENAASTDFSALALSPATLANLQQLGYTQMTPIQAASLPPALLGKDLIAQASTGSGKTAAFALALLANLNPRRFAVQALVLCPTRELADQVTSEIRRLARAEENIKVVTLCGGVPLRAQTLSLEHGAHIVVGTPGRVMDHLTRQHLSLEALNTLVLDEADRMLDMGFFDDIVVVAKQCPKERQTLLFSATYPEGIAKLSAQFMKTPVQITVQAQHAEGKIEQRWYEVKNSERLHAVSQLLNHFRPESSIAFCNTKQQCRDLVGVLQAQGFSALALYGELEQRERDQVLVQFANRSCSVLVATDVAARGLDIANLAAVINVDVTPDPEVHIHRIGRTGRGDAEGLALNLVSMDEMGSVGKIEVLQGRESRWFPVAELTPTGSGPLVPPMVTIQIIGGRKEKIRAGDVLGALTGEMGFTREQIGKINVNDFSTYVAVDRAIGAQAAQRLNQGRVKGKAVKARLVTGEE; translated from the coding sequence ATGACCTCCAAAGAAAACGCCGCCAGCACTGATTTCAGCGCGCTGGCCCTGAGCCCCGCCACGCTGGCCAATTTGCAGCAGCTGGGCTATACGCAGATGACGCCCATCCAGGCGGCCAGCCTGCCGCCCGCCTTGCTCGGCAAAGACCTGATCGCCCAGGCCAGCACGGGCAGCGGCAAGACCGCCGCATTTGCCCTGGCGCTGCTGGCCAACCTCAACCCGCGCCGCTTTGCCGTGCAGGCGCTGGTGCTGTGCCCCACACGCGAGCTGGCCGACCAGGTCACCTCCGAAATCCGCCGCCTGGCGCGGGCCGAAGAAAACATCAAGGTCGTGACCTTGTGCGGCGGTGTGCCGCTGCGCGCGCAAACGCTGAGCCTGGAGCATGGCGCGCACATCGTGGTCGGCACGCCTGGCCGCGTGATGGACCACCTCACGCGCCAGCATCTGAGTCTGGAAGCCCTGAACACCCTGGTGCTCGACGAAGCCGATCGCATGCTCGACATGGGCTTCTTCGATGACATCGTTGTGGTTGCCAAGCAGTGTCCCAAAGAGCGCCAGACCCTGCTGTTCTCGGCCACCTACCCCGAAGGTATCGCCAAGCTCAGCGCCCAGTTCATGAAGACGCCGGTGCAGATCACGGTGCAGGCCCAGCATGCCGAGGGCAAGATCGAACAGCGCTGGTACGAGGTGAAGAACAGCGAGCGCCTGCACGCGGTGTCGCAGCTGCTCAACCACTTCCGTCCAGAGTCGTCGATTGCGTTTTGCAACACCAAGCAGCAGTGCCGCGACCTGGTGGGCGTGCTGCAGGCCCAGGGCTTCAGCGCACTGGCGCTGTATGGCGAGCTGGAGCAGCGCGAGCGCGACCAGGTGCTGGTGCAGTTTGCCAACCGCAGTTGCTCGGTGCTCGTGGCCACCGACGTGGCGGCGCGCGGGCTGGACATTGCCAACCTGGCCGCCGTCATCAATGTGGACGTGACGCCCGACCCCGAGGTGCACATCCACCGCATCGGCCGCACGGGCCGGGGCGACGCCGAAGGCCTGGCACTCAACCTGGTCAGCATGGACGAGATGGGCTCAGTGGGCAAGATCGAAGTGCTGCAGGGCCGCGAATCGCGCTGGTTCCCCGTGGCCGAACTCACGCCCACGGGCAGCGGCCCCCTGGTGCCGCCCATGGTCACCATCCAGATCATCGGCGGCCGCAAAGAGAAGATCCGTGCGGGTGACGTGCTGGGAGCACTCACCGGGGAGATGGGCTTCACCCGCGAACAGATCGGCAAGATCAACGTGAACGATTTCTCAACCTATGTGGCGGTGGACCGCGCCATTGGCGCGCAGGCTGCACAACGTCTGAACCAGGGCCGCGTCAAGGGCAAGGCCGTCAAGGCGCGGCTGGTGACTGGCGAAGAATGA
- a CDS encoding DUF4010 domain-containing protein, whose translation MFKLRDALLIAALLTGIQVGVHLLTAWQGDAGMLAGALLAALADVHAATAAVLVRGGPDSAAGPAIASALMAALLVHACSKCAVALASGGWRYALAVAPGIVAHTLAFVGVFALQ comes from the coding sequence ATGTTCAAGTTGCGCGATGCCTTGCTCATTGCGGCCTTGCTCACGGGTATTCAGGTGGGGGTGCATCTGTTGACGGCGTGGCAAGGCGACGCGGGCATGCTCGCAGGCGCCCTGCTGGCGGCGCTGGCGGATGTGCACGCAGCCACCGCAGCGGTGCTGGTGCGGGGCGGCCCGGACAGCGCGGCGGGGCCCGCCATTGCTTCGGCCCTGATGGCTGCGCTGCTGGTGCACGCCTGCAGCAAATGTGCCGTGGCACTGGCCAGCGGGGGCTGGCGCTATGCGCTGGCCGTGGCGCCAGGTATCGTGGCGCACACGCTGGCATTTGTGGGCGTGTTTGCCCTGCAATAG
- a CDS encoding putative bifunctional diguanylate cyclase/phosphodiesterase produces the protein MQELTTEASISGPQGSSDALLRLIADSVPALMAYFDLPGLRCQFANQGYAAYNGHSVASIVGLTVQEAIGNKAWLAIQPYIERSTRGEHVKYMREQTIPSGESRMIEVNLIPHFSPQKQQLGSFVLITDITDRWQAESTVRQSEERMRKFTEITDEAILFHRDGLITDGNEALTRLTGYTLPEVMGLSIFNFISHEWRAVAYEYTRSGREDPYEVTIRHKDGHAIPVEVVGKTMPQLHSDYRVVVVRDITARKEAQERETFLALHDTLTQLPNRRFLMEQLGKVLSMARRRKFMVAVLFINLDHFKTVNDSLGHHAGDQLLCDVAERLRHSVRDTDLVARLSGDEFVAVLTDIHSPEDAALVADKLLDAMRSVFTVDHLPLTMSPSIGISVSPGDDNTAEGLLRCADTAMHYAKDSGRGNRQFYQPGMNVRATDVLHQERLLREAIANNAFVLHYQPQISLADGSLQGFEALVRWRHPERGLVGPDEFITFSESRGLITPIGRWVMHEACRQLKAWQDEGLAMVPVAVNLSALEFRQRDVAGEIAAVLHATGLAPRFLEIELTESVLMHHTGQVLETLNAIKTLGVGVTIDDFGTGYSSLAYLKRYPIDKLKIDRSFVMDTPQSADDVAIVTAIIQMGHSLQLKTVAEGVETANQKDLLHRLGCDLVQGFLVSAPMDAQAAHRWLSP, from the coding sequence ATGCAAGAACTGACCACAGAAGCCTCCATTTCTGGTCCCCAGGGCTCCAGCGATGCGTTGCTGCGTCTCATCGCCGACTCCGTCCCGGCTCTGATGGCCTATTTCGACCTGCCCGGCCTGCGCTGCCAGTTTGCCAACCAGGGCTATGCCGCCTACAACGGGCATTCCGTCGCATCCATCGTGGGCCTGACCGTGCAGGAGGCCATTGGCAACAAGGCCTGGTTGGCCATACAGCCCTACATCGAGCGCTCGACCCGCGGGGAGCATGTGAAGTACATGCGCGAACAGACCATCCCCAGCGGAGAGTCCCGCATGATCGAGGTCAACCTGATCCCTCACTTCAGCCCGCAGAAACAACAACTGGGCTCGTTCGTGCTGATCACGGACATCACCGACCGCTGGCAAGCCGAGAGTACCGTGCGCCAGAGTGAAGAGCGCATGCGCAAATTCACCGAAATCACCGATGAAGCCATTCTCTTTCACCGCGACGGGCTGATCACTGACGGCAACGAAGCGTTGACGCGGCTTACGGGCTACACCCTGCCGGAAGTGATGGGCCTGTCGATCTTCAACTTCATCAGCCATGAGTGGCGGGCCGTGGCCTATGAGTACACGCGCTCGGGCCGCGAAGACCCCTATGAGGTGACCATTCGGCACAAGGACGGGCACGCCATCCCCGTCGAGGTGGTGGGCAAGACCATGCCGCAACTGCATTCCGACTACCGCGTGGTGGTGGTGCGCGACATCACGGCCCGCAAAGAGGCACAGGAGCGCGAAACCTTTCTGGCACTGCACGACACCCTGACCCAGCTGCCCAATCGCCGCTTTCTGATGGAACAGCTGGGCAAGGTGCTGTCGATGGCACGCCGGCGCAAGTTCATGGTGGCGGTGCTGTTCATCAACCTGGACCACTTCAAGACCGTCAACGATTCGCTGGGCCACCACGCTGGCGACCAGTTGCTGTGCGATGTGGCCGAACGCCTGCGCCACAGCGTGCGCGACACCGATCTGGTGGCACGGCTCAGCGGCGACGAATTCGTGGCGGTGCTGACCGACATCCACTCGCCCGAGGACGCCGCCCTGGTGGCCGACAAACTGCTTGATGCCATGCGCAGCGTCTTCACCGTGGACCACCTGCCGCTCACGATGTCGCCCTCCATCGGCATCAGCGTGTCTCCGGGCGACGACAACACCGCCGAAGGGCTGCTGCGCTGCGCCGACACGGCCATGCACTACGCCAAGGACAGTGGCCGGGGCAACCGGCAGTTCTACCAGCCCGGCATGAACGTGCGCGCCACCGACGTGCTGCACCAGGAGCGCCTGCTGCGCGAGGCCATCGCCAACAACGCGTTCGTGCTGCACTACCAGCCGCAGATCTCCCTGGCCGACGGCTCGCTGCAGGGCTTTGAGGCCCTGGTGCGCTGGCGCCACCCCGAGCGGGGCCTGGTGGGCCCGGACGAATTCATCACCTTCTCCGAATCGCGTGGGCTCATCACCCCGATTGGCCGCTGGGTCATGCACGAGGCCTGCCGCCAGCTCAAGGCCTGGCAGGACGAAGGCCTGGCCATGGTGCCGGTGGCCGTCAACCTGTCGGCGCTGGAGTTTCGCCAGCGCGACGTGGCCGGCGAAATAGCCGCCGTGCTGCATGCCACCGGGCTGGCACCGCGGTTCCTGGAAATCGAACTCACCGAATCGGTGCTGATGCACCACACGGGGCAGGTGCTGGAAACCCTCAACGCCATCAAGACGCTGGGCGTGGGCGTCACCATCGACGATTTCGGCACGGGCTATTCCTCGCTGGCCTACCTCAAGCGCTACCCCATCGACAAGCTCAAGATCGACCGGTCGTTCGTCATGGACACGCCGCAAAGCGCTGACGACGTGGCCATCGTCACCGCCATCATCCAGATGGGCCACAGCCTGCAGCTCAAGACCGTGGCCGAGGGCGTCGAAACGGCGAACCAGAAAGACCTACTGCACCGGCTGGGTTGCGACCTGGTGCAGGGCTTTCTGGTGTCGGCCCCGATGGATGCACAGGCCGCCCACCGCTGGCTGTCGCCCTAG
- a CDS encoding AMP nucleosidase, producing the protein MPQIPDFIAPTRHTDPADALAQVQRIYQQQIGHLRAAMQRFVAGETPDGAVRAFYPFVRVHTSTVARTDSKLAYGFVEGPGRFETTLTRPDLFAGYYAEQFRLLRNSHNVELEVGTSAHPIPIHFSFAEHDHVEGTLTPERRMLMRDLFDLPDLAAMDDGIANGTHQHRPGEALPLSLFTAPRVDYSLHRLRHYTGTQPEWFQNFVLFTNYQFYIDEFVRLGHAEMAKPDSEYIAFIEPGNVVTRRTSLPAQTGDELGAPPPRLPQMPAYHLVRADRSGISMVNIGVGPANAKTITDHIAVLRPHAWLMLGHCAGLRNSQQLGDYVLAHAYVREDHVLDEDLPLWVPIPALAEIQVALEQAVADVTQMGRDELKRIMRTGTVASTDNRNWELLPDNTPQRRFSQSRAVALDMESATIAANGFRFRVPYGTLLCVSDKPLHGEIKLPGMANHFYRERVDQHLRIGMRAVEILRTGGVHRLHSRKLRSFAEVAFQ; encoded by the coding sequence ATGCCCCAGATTCCCGACTTCATCGCCCCTACCCGCCACACCGACCCCGCCGACGCCCTGGCCCAGGTGCAGCGCATCTACCAGCAGCAGATCGGCCACCTGCGCGCCGCCATGCAGCGCTTTGTGGCCGGCGAAACGCCCGATGGCGCCGTGCGGGCGTTCTACCCGTTCGTTCGCGTGCACACCAGCACCGTGGCGCGCACCGACAGCAAGCTGGCCTATGGCTTTGTCGAGGGCCCAGGGCGTTTCGAGACCACGCTCACGCGGCCCGACCTGTTTGCCGGCTACTACGCCGAACAGTTCCGCCTGCTGCGCAACAGCCACAACGTCGAGCTGGAAGTGGGCACCAGCGCCCACCCTATCCCCATCCACTTCTCGTTTGCCGAACACGACCATGTGGAAGGCACCCTGACGCCCGAGCGCCGCATGCTGATGCGCGACCTGTTCGATTTGCCCGACCTGGCCGCCATGGACGACGGGATCGCCAACGGCACGCACCAGCACCGCCCGGGCGAGGCGCTGCCGCTGTCGCTGTTCACCGCGCCGCGCGTGGATTATTCGCTGCACCGCCTGCGCCACTACACGGGCACGCAGCCCGAGTGGTTCCAGAACTTCGTGCTGTTCACCAACTACCAGTTCTACATCGACGAATTCGTGCGCCTGGGCCATGCCGAAATGGCCAAGCCCGACAGCGAATACATCGCCTTCATCGAGCCCGGCAACGTGGTCACGCGCCGCACCAGCCTGCCCGCCCAGACCGGCGACGAACTGGGCGCACCACCACCGCGCCTGCCGCAGATGCCGGCCTACCACCTGGTGCGCGCCGACCGCAGCGGCATCAGCATGGTGAACATCGGCGTGGGCCCGGCCAACGCCAAGACCATCACCGACCACATCGCCGTGCTGCGCCCGCACGCCTGGCTGATGCTGGGCCACTGCGCCGGCCTGCGCAACAGCCAGCAGCTGGGCGACTACGTGCTGGCCCACGCCTATGTGCGCGAAGACCATGTGCTCGATGAAGACCTGCCGCTATGGGTGCCCATCCCGGCGCTGGCCGAAATCCAGGTGGCGCTGGAACAGGCCGTTGCCGACGTCACCCAGATGGGCCGCGACGAGCTCAAGCGCATCATGCGCACCGGCACCGTGGCCAGCACCGACAACCGCAACTGGGAGCTGCTGCCCGACAACACCCCGCAGCGCCGCTTCAGCCAGAGCCGCGCCGTGGCGCTGGACATGGAAAGCGCCACCATCGCGGCCAACGGCTTTCGCTTTCGCGTGCCCTACGGCACCCTGCTGTGCGTGAGCGACAAGCCCCTGCACGGCGAGATCAAGCTGCCCGGCATGGCCAACCATTTCTACCGCGAGCGCGTGGACCAGCATTTGCGCATCGGCATGCGCGCCGTCGAAATACTGCGCACCGGCGGCGTGCACCGCCTGCACAGCCGCAAGCTGCGCAGCTTTGCCGAGGTGGCTTTCCAGTAA